The Diachasmimorpha longicaudata isolate KC_UGA_2023 chromosome 18, iyDiaLong2, whole genome shotgun sequence DNA segment GACAGTagcaatggaaaaattgttgaaaaaatgaactgCAAGACAGCCACATCCACATGCCAGCATTGACTGACCAATCGGCATCCAGCAGCAACTCATCAAAAATCTTTGAACGAGATCATGTCCTAAATGCACTTATTTAATGAGGATAACAGTGATAATGGGAGTTGGTACCTTCATCCCTTCCTCCCAGGAAATCCACAGATCTCCTCTAGTCAGGAAGCAGGCAACTGCGTGACGAGCTAAATGATGAATCCACCCTTCTTCCCTCAGCTGTGTCATTATTGCATCGATCCATGGAAACCCCGTCTGCCCCTTTTTCGATATCAAACATCGAAAAATTTAAGGAATTTTCGTTATTTCGTTGAACTTCTTGAAGACATCCAACTGAATGTCCTgaggaatttatttgaattcaaaAGAATTTCGATTGTTACTCACGTTCGCCCATTTAGCTAATGcctcaggatttttttcccagGGTATTTGAAGACAGATTGGATTTCCCTGCATCCGAtcgaaattttgatttttcgttgCTGCACAGTAGAAAAATTCCCGCCACAGCAGTTGGCCGTGCAGCGAAAGAGGTggcattgtttttttaatcttcaattatggaacaaacgttttaaatatttttatcaaatttataTCAATGGGTGAATATGATTTTTAGATTTTAgtgattcaattttcttttctaaaAATGTCTTGAGGGGTTGGCGTAGCCTCTGGGGGATCAGGATCAtattaaatacaaaaatagtcacttttttgtagagatCTCGAAGTTGATAGTAGAAGAGTCGTGTACTGAGACAGCCGAAGCGCAGGTAGGGCGACAGACTTGTCTGGCTTGGGAGTAGAGATTGGGGTGTCATCTTAGGTCGGCCAAAGCTCGCTACCCAGGCCTTTCGCTCCAGGTGACGTTCGAGTCGTAGAAGTCCTTCACTTTCTCCACCCACCCATACTGGAGGCTGTAGGCCCTCAGTATCGAACCCTAGGGGTGTAAAGTAGGGAAATTCCCTTGATTGTTGGACTCATTGGGGTGTTACATGACCATTTCTCCCTTCGAAAGACGTCATCAGGGAAGGGAGATggggaatttgaaatttaaaaaaagtttGAATTCATTCCTCACCAATTTCTTCGAGAAGTGGTACTCCATAAATGTCGTCATGATCGTCCTGTATCGGAGTGTAAGCGGTGCCAATGGTTTCCACGGTTACAGTTGACACTGGTGCATCCGGAGGCTCCATTCCCTCGACGATGTTTTGGAACTGGTGATAGGTCAGAGGAgcctttccattatttttctcgaGTATTCTGAGATCGAAAAACATGAGGaaatacaaatattttttttcattaaaataattataattaacacacatttaataattatgattatCACACCTTTAATGATTATGATTATCACACCTTTATTTATTGGTTCATTTCATTGATAAATTCCCCTGGTGAACACAGAGGACAAAGTGATAATTATCGTACcattaaaataatcaatattaaTCGATACTCACTTATCCAATTTGTAGAGTGTGTGCGAGGCGACGGATACGACGGTGATGCTCAGTTCCTTGCACAAGGTTGTGATATTGTAATCTCGCGCCCGACCAAAAGGCTCCGGATCTTCTTCGAAAGTCAAATGTGTTGTTCCCCATTCGCGGAATAGTTTTGGAAGGGCGTCAGCTGGTTGACCTCTTATTACAAAGAGgcgagaatttaattttcttaatgAGATGTCCAGGTCCTCTAAGCACTGGAGTAAAAACCTATCGATATTGATTGGTCAGGTTACTCGTTTTTTACTGtcgatttaaattttcatcattttttattattttaatgtatCGATTGAGggacgaaaaaattaattgttatcaTGATTTTAACTTATCGGGCTGTTAAGTTATTATTTGTTGCTGTGTCGTAGGAACGTTTGGTAATTAATCTATTGTCAAACGGATCAAATGAGAGTTTTTGTCAATTTGAAATATCGATTTGATTAAAGTTTTCTTTATATCGAGTATTTCCAGGGAGAAATGTGACCTACAAGTGTTGATGCCGATTCTTTTGTTCCCTAATGACAGATTCTTTTGTTTCCTAATGACAGGGATcgatcataaaaataatcatgaatcaaatcaaataaatacataaattaaaattcataatcttGTGGGTACCCTAAAGCCATTAGAGTTTATGAAAATCCTGATCATTTGTTAATCCTCATGAAGAACAAATAGTTTTAGAACGGTATTAGTGATATCGATCTTTTGCTACCcaatatatttgaaaatgaacTGAATGAGACAATTTTTGTCGATTTAAAATATCGCACCGATTGAATATACTTTTTTATGCGGAATATTTCTAGATCGAAATCTCACCTCCACTTATTGATACCGATAGTCTTGCTTCCTGCCGACCAGGGATCGATCACAAAAATACATCTAAATGTGCAGGCCTCGTTGAGGCCACATCTCAGAGATGGATTATCATGCAGTCGTAATCCTCTTCTGAACCAGTGCACCACGTGCTTTGCATTTGGGGGATGTGAACTTAATTTCAacgtgaaatgatttttttcaaggcgCCTTTGTGCAGACATTTTTCCACTATTTTTCACATCGtcattaactaattaatttgctTGTTAATTTGTCTTCCCCTCTTACTTCTGCAAAAGACAGGAATTTACTCAAATCgagtatttaatattttctcaaaaaaacgTATAAAACTCGTTCTGTTTAACAAAAAAGCGTAATATTTTTTACCGATTATTTCTAGCTCAGACTTTCAGTTAGATTAgaatgttaattaaaaaatgtttaacttGAAAATCAAACCATTGTttactctgaaaaaaaatcaaataaatatttgaatcagattttaaataaatactttAACCAGattctaaataattatttcaaatagcTTTTGAAgtcattttaaatattttttttcgtgagtgACGGAccgaattataaatattttttaaattgttatcTAATGTGCGATTACTCAATTGagaagttattttttaaatgaacaaACCTTAGACGTTGGACTGCCCCTTTCCTTTCGCTATCGATAGGCAGAAAACAGTCGATTATTCCACTGTAACACCCCaacaattgaattataataatcACTAATTGGTCTCGATGCACATGgggaatattcattaaaaaatatttaaattaaatatttcctttAATGACAAATTGTCAATCGGTTTCGGAGGACTCGCGAAGGGGTTCGTGATAGGGGCCAGATGTCTGGATGAATGCTCCAGCAAAACTGTTGATAATCGGAGAAAGGTATTTTTGTTAGACAATAACAAACACAATTTTGATGATTTGAGGGGGGGTTTTGGGGGGTGTGGGAAAGGGCAGTTGCGCGGTTGCAGTGCTTGCATATGTGGGACAATGTGTCAGTGTACCACGCCGATTGCAACGTGACTCTGGTGCATGAGATCGACTCTCATTGGCTGGATAATCCCGCGGAGGTGGAAGTCACGTTGCAGCGGCCGTGGGCGATTGCATCACAGACGTAATAGTTCGACTGGACGTGGGGAAAAATTCAGCAGAAATTACCTAACTCGTTTGGTAATCGCGTTATGGTTTGTTTGTTGGGGGGAAATTACCGTATGTGCTcggaaacaaaaaatcatttaaattaaTCGAAACAATATGTTGACTACgacttattttttaaaagatcATTGGatcttcggatttttttttcaaatattttttcgattaataaattaatatttttatttttattttgtaaatgttTTTGAAGAGGTCGACTTGTTGTTCTgtttgcaaaatattttaacCCGGATTTTTCACCTGGGAAATATTggattttcggattttttgtttcacatattttttattaatacatcaatatttttatatttgatttgtaaataattttgaagaggtcgatttgttaaatttaaaaatacaatttccgAGGGATTAATTGGGTTTTTCCTTGCTTTGGGGAAATTTCCTGGGTCATTAATGAATCATAAATAATCCAacgattttcagaatttttcccccGGTTTCCAGTGAAACCGGGGGTCCAAAATAAAAGACTCtacgtttatttttaataataaaaaatatttacttttgGGACCAGcagtcataaaaaattatttgctaTAATTAACAACATAATAACAAGTATAATCATTAGGACCTTCGTCTTAATCCAGAAATTCACAGGGGAGGGGGGCAGGCCTAGTGTTACGCCATAGCGTCGGCTCCGGATTATTCGGAAGTATAAGGCCCCTCGGGTGGGCCCATCCCCACTCCAATCCCCAAAAGACGATCTTCCTCCTAATTTCCACGTCTCTGATTGGCTCCCCCACCCCTCTACTTTCAAATTTTTGGACAAGTGGAGGGGATAGTCAGGTCTATCTAGTTTCCAAATTTGACAATCCTGTCAGATTCACCCCAACTTCGGTCGTGAGCTTCTACCCCTTCGTTCATCCCTTGAATCGATTGAAAAACAGTAAACAACTCAGTTCGTGGTTTGAATATTCGCGCCTTCGTCGCCATTTTCTATGAAATTCTTGTGGAATATCTTACTCTGTTTAACTTGTTGGTAAAGTAGTCGTGTGAGTGAGAAAACTAGTGAATTGAGGTTAGCTTCTGGGGATATTGACAGCTGTCTTGTTACTCGTGTTGGAAACGCCAGTGCAAAGTGTAAGTTGATATTTTACGAAGTTGTGGAGTTCAGGATTTTAATATTGGAGGTTACCTACAGTTAAATGtttatattcattaattaatctctTAAAAAGGTGATTATTATAACGTCTTGTTGGGAAATAATTTCTGTTCAGAATTGTTGAGTTGATTTTTGAGGGTTGGAAAGCCTTTtttgagggaaataaatttttggaagTTGAGTTATGGTAGGGTAAATAGTCAAACAGTGATtgaatgtttaaataaaatagtgTTAATTGTGTTGTTCAGGTGGACAATGGATACTGCTAGACCTTTTGGAGATAACTTGCACGAAGGATCGTCTGCTGGCCTTCCGAACCAGGACCTGGTGAACATTGGATCGTGGGACGTCGAGAGTTCGGGGGCGAATTATGGATTTGTTGGTAtgtaccaaaaaaattaataactaaaTTAATAACGCGACTGCATTAATTTAGTCGTCATATCTCGAgacagattaattttttaacgaatacagaaaattccggggattcttgattatttttccattcggTTGAGCTCTTGGGGTGTGTTTATTCGTCAGGTCATTCACGAAACGAGAAACAATTTGACAATAATTCGATAGTTTACTAgaagaatttatttgattatttttgaaaattcagattaaTTAGTTTCATCGTAACATTtcgttttgaattatttagaaaattgaatttgtaaTGATAAAATCCGATAAATTTATCTCGAATTTCGAAGCTAAAATCGATTGTTGTCTGGGTATTCTAGAATCTTCGGACGGCCCTGTCCAGCCTTCGGCTTCGCGCAAAAGGCGTTATGATCACGCTGATCCGGAAGAGAGTGAAACTCCAACCTTTGACAATCCTTCGGCTATGGTTAAACATCGAAGAAGTCCTGGTTCTCCCCCAGCCCCAACGACCCGGGATGGCTCCCTTCTGGAGGAATCCTCCGATACCCACGTGACTTCGAATGTCGCCCTTAGGATAATGCAAAATATGGGCTTTACTCGTGGCAAGGGCCTGGGTAAGAAAAACCACGGTATCACTGAGCCCATTCAGGCTTCCTCGCATAAGGGTCGACGAGGTTTGGGTCACAGTAACCAGCCCCTGATCAAAGCCATTGAGAAATGGGATCCATCCGAGGAAGTCGTAAGCGTCAGGGAGGAAATCTCCTGGTTGACGAATGATGAGCAACCACCAACAGCAGAGGATCTCAGGGATTGGATGCGCAGGGGTCCCTCGAAGGAGACAATTGACGATGAAACATTATTTTGCGAGCCCCAGGTTCTTCACCAGGTCATCAGCTCGAAAAGCATTTTTGATGGTTTAGAAAAACGGGAAATGCAAAGGGCGAGAACTCGTTCCAATCCCTTCGAAACAATCAGAGGTGTGTTCTTCCTCAATCGAGCTGCTGTCAAAATGGCGAATATCGACAGGGCCTGTAATTTCATGTTTACTAACCCGAGAACTGCGAATCCACACGAGATTCTCTACTTCGCCGACGTTTGCGCCGGTCCTGGAGGATTCAGCGAATATGTACTGTGGAGAAGGAAGTGGCATGCGAAGGGCTTTGGATTCACCCTGAAGGACTCCAACGATTTTCAACTAGATAACTTTTATGCTGGACCACCGGAAACCTTTCATCCCTTCTATGGACCCAAGGGTGATGGTAATGTCTATGATCCGGAGAATCAACGTGCTTATCAAGAACTTATCATGAATCACACCCAAGGACAGGGTGTTCACTTCATGATGGCGGATGGAGGATTTTCGGTTGAGGGAAAGGAGAATATTCAGGAGATTTTGTCAAAGCAGTTATACTTGTGCCAATGCCTGGTTGCCCTAAAGATTGTGCGGACAGATGGACACTTTGTTACTAAGTTGTTCGATCTGTTCACACCATTCAGTGTGGGGTTGATTTACTTGTTGCATAGATGCtttgataaaatatcaattttcaagcCGAATACGTCTAGACCTGCCAACTCTGAGAGGTATGTATTGTcttatttttgcaaaataaaatacatttttttttgtaaatttttcaataatttatctaatttttcaataatttatccaattttttttcctgtgttCTAGATATTTAATTTGCGAGAAGAAGAAGAGTGAAGTTGAGGATGTAATCAACTATCTCTCCTATGCTAATGAAGTTCTTCTGAGGGGTGACGAGAAAGACGATGTCACGGAATTGGTACCTCTGGAGTTGCTCCAGGATGCTGATAGCTTCCACAACTACATTTGTAGTTCGAATAACGATCTTGGAAAGAAACAAGTTCTGGGACTGTTGAAGATCGCTGCTTTCTCCGAGAATCCGCGGCTCTCTGAGCCGAAGCAGACGCAGATGAGGAAGGAGTGTCTGGAATATTGGTGTCTACCGGACCAGACTAGAATAGTCCCCAAGCACTTCAAACCAGAGGAGAAACTTCGTTCGATCGTTGTAGCACCGGTTCTGAAACATCTGAGCGCTCCTCCCACCATTTTGACTCCTGAAAATGTGAAAGCTACTATCCTCGGAAATCCCTGTGATTGGTATGCAGTACTCTCTGGCTCGGGTGGCAGTGGAACAACACCTAGCAGAGAATTGACCTtctacttgggtatgggaaggaCCAAAGTCTTCAGGTTGGTGAACAATACCTGGGAGAGGGCCGTCAACATTGAACTGCCTCCTGATACATTTATTTATGCTGAACTGATCGAGGAGATGAGAGGACAGGGAAAGAATATACGAAGAACTGAAGCGTTGCATGTGGTCGATGCTTATCTTCTTGGAGGTGAAGATGTCAGCAAAAAATCACTTCCAGAAAGGTATGGCCTCATCAATAAATTCTGTCAGGCCCTGTGGAAGCCCAACAACTCGGGGTACTGTCCAGTTCGCGCCAAGGAATTGCATCCTCTGGATCGGGAGTTGCCCATGAAACTTCAGATACAACCTTGTACGTTGAAAAACAACAAGAAAACATTTGCACATTATTTACAAGAGTCGTACCCGAGGAGGTCACGCACCGATAACGACCCATTATTCTTTGTACCAAACAGTGTGGTATTCTTGAAGACCACTAGTGCACCCTGGACACGAGTCATCAGCAAGAAAACGAGCCATCATTATTTCTTTAATCCTAAGACGAATGAAAACTTTTATGATAATCGTCGACCAGATACAGCTTGTGCCAGTTTTCTCGAGACGTTTGCCACTCGATTGCAGTGGCATTGGCTGGTGGATACATCTCTGTCCATTGATTCTATCTACGATAATGTAAAACAGAAGTGCCCGGTTTATCTACCGCAAGATTGATGGCATAGATTGATTATTACTTAGGAAGaatcaattttatgatttctcattgagatatttattgggtggtcaggaagaaactATAGGTTTTttgtttagaaaaattattcctaaaaaagatttttcatttttctgatGATCCCATAAATACTTAACATTGTAAAATAGTAATTAGTTTAGTTTCTAGTATTAAAACTATTATTGGCTTATTATTGTACATAATTAGTAGTCAGTAAGTGGCGATAATTGACtagttcataaaaattcattggtaacattattcatttctactcagaaaaatattaaatagttTGATGAAGTCCACTCGACTTTTGTACAATTCAAAGAACATTCGATTGAAGTTGTTATCACacactgaaaattgaaatagaaaatgaatgaacaattaGTTATTCGAGAAAATCTATTGATggatttttctaataaaattttcaggcaacttcaatgaaatttgtGAGTGAAAACTTCAAGTTTTGGCATTTCATTTAACATTTGTTTAATAACATGGCAATCATTACCAGGTCTCCAGGAGCTGGTAATAATCGACTGAACTTTAGATATTTTAGCCATGAATGTAAATAGACCACGTTTATATAAtgggataaatgaaaatatatttgtaaTTCAAATCCCAGTACTTATATTAACATTAACattgttttatcaatttattttgttttccatCATCAATATTGTTTGACTTTGGCTAGTGATGACGagttgtaattaaaatagCTATACGAAAAATTTGCTTCTAATGGAGTTAATCCTTTAAGGTGAGAAGAATCAGGgaataaaacaatttaatttaacaaaaatcttggtttttttttaaacatattGAAAtcctcaaatatttatttgaagtgATCTCTCAATTTTCCTCGAGTTGGTTCTACTTTCACACATGTTTTATTAATAGTTATTAtactaataaataattaaacaaattccaagttagtaattaattaacatagacaacagatttttttagaaaaagatATATTTGTGATAAGAAatacataaatattattttatcaattcacTTTGAGTCTGTACAATTTGTTCTGAGTCAGGAGGACGAGGTAGTCGTCAGTGGCGATTGCTCCCATGATGGGAAGACTCTCTGATCCCAGATCAACGATTTGTTGTTTTGACACTCTGGCATCTAACCCTGGTTTtgcataaataaatgaatgccTGTTGTGCTCGATGATGGCCACGTAATGGCCGTTCCTCGGGCATACGCAGAATTTTTTGTTGCTTTTGCTGGCTTCCACGTATCCAAATCCAGGTAAACTGCTCTCGTGCTGGACAGTCCAGTCAGTGGGGTCTTCAACGAGCCTCCACACACATCCATCGTGATCCTGACGTATGCAGAGACGGTGGGCCTGGGTGAAGAGAAGTCGATTGTTGTTGCCGAGAAGAGCCAGGTGAGTTGTCAGGTGTTCTTGCAGGTCGATCCTCTGAAGGTAGCTCTGATCACCCTCGAGGTCACACTCCTCCAGCTGCTCAGCGTTGAAACCAATCGCTGGCTGGGCAGGGGCATCTTCTGGCTGGTCCGTGCAAAGGTGGGACAGTCTGGAATGgagagaataattattattaaaaaatggagatgGAAATATTTACTGGCGCTCAGAAAAGAATTTCTGCCAGTTGGAATATCAAGAGGACGTGACCCCACTGTTTTCCACTAAATCCTAAACGTAAACCTCACCTCGAGTGAATTTCCGCTGCCAACTTTTCATTCGGCAGAAGCTCTCCACCAGCATCTCCCTTTATGAGCTCATTCCACATCTGGCCAATCTCCTGCTTCATCACTTCGAGCCTGAAAATGTCCTGGTCCCTGCTCCAAGTGGCAGTTCCATCATCGATTCTGAATGGCGTGTTCCCCTGCATGAGAATCGAGTCACCGAGAGCAACTGCAAGTGATGTGGCCGTCACCCTGACATCCACCACTGCATCTCCAAGCCTTTCAGGGATCTTCAGCCAAACAGTCAGGGAATCCTCGTCTTGGGACCAATAGTACTTGGGTATTTTCACGTCTGTCTTGTCTGTCGAGGTGTCACCGGCTATGGGTTTCACCGAGTCATGTGTGAACTTGGCCATATCTCCACTCAGGACATCCAGAAAACCCCCAGAGGATTCTACCTGAACGTAGTCAACAGCACCATTCACCATCAGCTCCTGTCGTCTGGA contains these protein-coding regions:
- the LOC135170843 gene encoding cap-specific mRNA (nucleoside-2'-O-)-methyltransferase 1-like, whose amino-acid sequence is MDTARPFGDNLHEGSSAGLPNQDLVNIGSWDVESSGANYGFVESSDGPVQPSASRKRRYDHADPEESETPTFDNPSAMVKHRRSPGSPPAPTTRDGSLLEESSDTHVTSNVALRIMQNMGFTRGKGLGKKNHGITEPIQASSHKGRRGLGHSNQPLIKAIEKWDPSEEVVSVREEISWLTNDEQPPTAEDLRDWMRRGPSKETIDDETLFCEPQVLHQVISSKSIFDGLEKREMQRARTRSNPFETIRGVFFLNRAAVKMANIDRACNFMFTNPRTANPHEILYFADVCAGPGGFSEYVLWRRKWHAKGFGFTLKDSNDFQLDNFYAGPPETFHPFYGPKGDGNVYDPENQRAYQELIMNHTQGQGVHFMMADGGFSVEGKENIQEILSKQLYLCQCLVALKIVRTDGHFVTKLFDLFTPFSVGLIYLLHRCFDKISIFKPNTSRPANSERYLICEKKKSEVEDVINYLSYANEVLLRGDEKDDVTELVPLELLQDADSFHNYICSSNNDLGKKQVLGLLKIAAFSENPRLSEPKQTQMRKECLEYWCLPDQTRIVPKHFKPEEKLRSIVVAPVLKHLSAPPTILTPENVKATILGNPCDWYAVLSGSGGSGTTPSRELTFYLGMGRTKVFRLVNNTWERAVNIELPPDTFIYAELIEEMRGQGKNIRRTEALHVVDAYLLGGEDVSKKSLPERYGLINKFCQALWKPNNSGYCPVRAKELHPLDRELPMKLQIQPCTLKNNKKTFAHYLQESYPRRSRTDNDPLFFVPNSVVFLKTTSAPWTRVISKKTSHHYFFNPKTNENFYDNRRPDTACASFLETFATRLQWHWLVDTSLSIDSIYDNVKQKCPVYLPQD
- the LOC135170852 gene encoding nudC domain-containing protein 1, translated to MPKIIELRPNKELVNVKFEKYQFSPEVVPITEEINLSKNVIHLEPSVGQDSLLEARLFAFHNHLFQSPYDDSCWFFDNDENLWCLQSTQTLHHVHSLPKPNPKSYNSTIAFASPSVSVLSNGGNALQVLVKNQDHQNVISIEEINSGILMAARHVLEDDSLVIVLVSIVEENSKKRSKLIVLHYSMKNCESTSDLAIEFSRRQELMVNGAVDYVQVESSGGFLDVLSGDMAKFTHDSVKPIAGDTSTDKTDVKIPKYYWSQDEDSLTVWLKIPERLGDAVVDVRVTATSLAVALGDSILMQGNTPFRIDDGTATWSRDQDIFRLEVMKQEIGQMWNELIKGDAGGELLPNEKLAAEIHSRLSHLCTDQPEDAPAQPAIGFNAEQLEECDLEGDQSYLQRIDLQEHLTTHLALLGNNNRLLFTQAHRLCIRQDHDGCVWRLVEDPTDWTVQHESSLPGFGYVEASKSNKKFCVCPRNGHYVAIIEHNRHSFIYAKPGLDARVSKQQIVDLGSESLPIMGAIATDDYLVLLTQNKLYRLKVN